The nucleotide window tagtgttcaacatctagttagagaggtagcagcaggatgggaatttaggatgttgcatgcaacaactgcttctttcgtcttcttgtgtatcttaatacacatgtctcgaggtatgtataactccagctatagttatttaactactgcttggatgtctggtttagttttatatctacttactatagccactgctttcctcggttatgtactaccatggggacagatgagtttctggggtgctacagtcattactaatctcctttctccaataccatatttagtaccttggttactcggtggatactatgtatctgatgtaacattaaaacgattctttgtattgcactttatattaccttttgtaggttgcattctaattgtattacacatcttctatttacatttaaatggttctagtaaccctgcaggtattgattccgcacttaaagtagccttctatcctcatatgttaatgaccgatgctaaatgtctatcctatctaattggtttaattttcttacaaacggcttttggtttgattgaattatcgcacccagataactccataccagtgaaccggtttgtaactccgcttcatatcgtacctgaatggtactttttagcatattatgcggtgttaaaagtaatcccatccaaaaccggtggttt belongs to Besnoitia besnoiti strain Bb-Ger1 chromosome Unknown contig00118, whole genome shotgun sequence and includes:
- a CDS encoding cytochrome b (encoded by transcript BESB_018930), with translation MSLFRAHLVFYRCALNLNSSYNFGFLVAITFVLQIITGITLAFRYTSEASCAFASVQHLVREVAAGWEFRMLHATTASFVFLCILIHMSRGMYNSSYSYLTTAWMSGLVLYLLTIATAFLGYVLPWGQMSFWGATVITNLLSPIPYLVPWLLGGYYVSDVTLKRFFVLHFILPFVGCILIVLHIFYLHLNGSSNPAGIDSALKVAFYPHMLMTDAKCLSYLIGLIFLQTAFGLIELSHPDNSIPVNRFVTPLHIVPEWYFLAYYAVLKVIPSKTGGLLVFMSSLINLALLSEIRALNTRMLIRQHFMTRNVVSGWVIIWVYSMIFLIIIGSAIPQATYILYGRLATIVYLTTGLVLCLY